In Prunus dulcis chromosome 2, ALMONDv2, whole genome shotgun sequence, a single genomic region encodes these proteins:
- the LOC117618933 gene encoding transcription termination factor MTERF15, mitochondrial-like produces MIQLCNLKTFRLGHSIFSCTFASKTNRVLVGDPKPSHFSLQSQLLCRHITSEISENQYNFTVIYLINTCGLSPEGAILASKWVELQSPERADSVLELLRNHGASQTQISKLIRSHPKLLSADPEKTLLPKLEFFSSLEISKVDFAKTLAFNPHLLSVSLRNRILPTYNFLRSMLSEKNVVAVLKRNSGIFLEGHCKHVVPNIGLLRELGMPQPCISFLLTHGTRVLMVNPENFGQLVSEVKEMGFNLEKSTSVNALCALCGKNKLVWSRSREVLKTWGWSEDDFLSAFRKNPQCMIVSEKKLMQAMDLLVNKMGWSSGMIAKYPVVLSLSLERRLIPRCSVVKVLLLKGFINENLNLGSLLKRTEKQFLEIFVNRYLGEVPELLGVYQGKVDIQDV; encoded by the coding sequence ATGATTCAACTCTGCAATTTGAAGACCTTCAGATTGGGTCACTCAATATTTTCTTGTACATTTGCTTCCAAAACAAACAGAGTGTTGGTTGGAGATCCAAAACCCTCACATTTTTCTCTTCAGAGTCAGTTGCTCTGCAGACACATCACCTCTGAAATCTCAGAAAACCAATACAATTTCACAGTCATTTACCTCATAAACACTTGTGGATTGTCCCCAGAAGGAGCGATTTTAGCTTCTAAGTGGGTCGAGTTGCAGTCACCAGAAAGAGCAGACTCCGTTTTAGAGCTTCTGAGAAACCATGGAGCATCTCAAACCCAGATATCAAAGCTTATTAGGTCACATCCAAAACTTCTTTCAGCTGATCCTGAGAAAACCCTTTTGCCAAAGCTTGAGTTTTTCAGCTCtcttgaaatttcaaaagtgGACTTTGCAAAAACTCTGGCTTTTAATCCACACCTTTTGTCAGTCAGCTTGAGAAATCGGATTTTGCCCACTTATAACTTCCTCAGGAGTATGCTCTCTGAGAAAAATGTTGTTGCTGTTTTAAAACGCAACTCAGGGATTTTCTTGGAAGGTCACTGCAAGCATGTGGTGCCAAATATTGGGcttttgagagaattgggcaTGCCTCAACcatgcatttcttttttgctaACTCATGGTACTCGCGTTTTGATGGTAAATCCTGAAAACTTTGGTCAACTTGTGAGTGAGGTTAAGGAAATGGGATTTAATCTGGAAAAATCAACTTCAGTGAATGCCCTGTGTGCATTGTGCGGCAAGAATAAGTTGGTATGGAGTAGAAGTCGCGAAGTTCTTAAGACATGGGGTTGGTCTGAGGATGATTTTCTCTCCGCTTTCAGGAAGAACCCGCAGTGTATGATTGTCTCGGAGAAGAAACTTATGCAAGCAATGGATCTTTTAGTGAACAAGATGGGATGGTCGTCAGGAATGATTGCCAAATATCCTGTGGTCCTCAGTCTCAGTTTGGAGAGGAGACTTATCCCGAGGTGCTCTGTGGTTAAAGTTCTGTTGTTGAAAGGTTTCATAAATGAGAACTTGAATCTGGGTTCTCTGCTGAAACGAACAGAGAAGCAGTTCTTGGAGATTTTTGTGAACAGATATCTTGGCGAAGTACCTGAATTGTTAGGTGTGTATCAAGGGAAGGTAGATATCCAGGATGTCTGA
- the LOC117619801 gene encoding protein DETOXIFICATION 35-like, whose product MEAPLLPAVNGGDVRDYEPVTSWKDARSVTWRETQKLWKIGGPIAFTIICNFGTNSVSTMFVGHLGNLQLSAVSISLSVISTFSFGFLLGMGSALETLCGQAFGAGRVNMLGVYMQRSWIILFATCVILTPIYVFSAPILKLIGQDEEVADLAGNFTVCVIPQLFSLAIMFPAQKFLQAQSKVAVLAWIGLLALIIHIGWLFLFIYVLDWGIYGAAIAFDITGWELAICQVIYIIGWCNEGWSGFSWLAFKDIWAFVRLSLESAVMLCLEVWYFMSIILLTGHLSNAVISIDSLSICMNLNGWEGMLFIGINAAVSVRVSNELGLGRPRAAKFAVYVTVVESLLIGIVCMIVVLITKDYFSVIFTSNAELQQAVAKLAFLLGITMVLNSVQPVISGVAIGGGWQGLVAYINLGCYYIFGLPLGFLLGYKANWGVKGIWGGMICGTALQTLLLLIVLYRTNWNKEVEQSSERMKKWGGQNVEYEKIADNHI is encoded by the exons ATGGAGGCGCCACTGCTTCCGGCAGTGAACGGCGGCGATGTTCGGGACTATGAGCCAGTGACGAGCTGGAAGGATGCTCGGTCGGTGACGTGGAGAGAGACTCAGAAGTTGTGGAAAATAGGAGGGCCCATCGCCTTCACAATCATCTGCAACTTTGGGACCAACTCTGTTTCCACCATGTTCGTCGGACACCTCGGAAACCTTCAGCTCTCTGCCGTCTCAATCTCACTCTCTGTGATCTCAACCTTCTCTTTCGGCTTCTTG CTCGGCATGGGGAGTGCATTAGAGACGCTTTGTGGTCAAGCATTTGGTGCTGGAAGGGTTAACATGCTTGGAGTGTACATGCAAAGGTCATGGATCATTCTATTCGCCACCTGTGTCATCCTCACGCCAATCTACGTTTTCTCTGCCCCGATTTTAAAGCTTATTGGGCAGGACGAAGAAGTGGCTGATCTTGCTGGAAACTTCACCGTATGTGTCATTCCTCAGTTATTCTCACTTGCCATCATGTTCCCTGCCCAAAAGTTCCTTCAGGCACAAAGCAAGGTTGCTGTTCTTGCATGGATTGGTTTGCTGGCCCTTATTATACACATTGGATGgctctttctcttcatttaCGTGTTGGATTGGGGCATCTATGGTGCAGCTATAGCATTTGATATCACAGGTTGGGAACTTGCGATTTGTCAAGTTATTTATATAATCGGTTGGTGCAATGAAGGGTGGAGTGGTTTTTCATGGTTAGCTTTCAAAGACATCTGGGCCTTTGTCAGGCTCTCGCTCGAATCAGCTGTCATGCTTTGCCTTGAGGTTTGGTATTTTATGAGTATAATCCTTCTTACCGGCCATCTTAGCAATGCTGTGATTTCTATTGATTCACTTTCTATCTG CATGAATCTCAATGGATGGGAAGGAATGTTGTTCATTGGAATTAATGCTGCTGTAAG TGTTCGAGTTTCCAATGAACTTGGATTGGGACGTCCAAGAGCAGCTAAATTCGCTGTCTACGTGACAGTCGTTGAGTCTCTGCTCATTGGGATTGTTTGCATGATTGTCGTCTTGATAACGAAAGACTACTTTTCTGTCATCTTCACAAGCAACGCGGAATTGCAACAAGCTGTTGCGAAGCTAGCATTTCTTCTTGGAATTACCATGGTTCTTAATAGTGTCCAACCCGTCATTTCGG GTGTTGCTATTGGAGGCGGATGGCAAGGACTGGTGGCTTATATCAACTTGGGTTGTTATTACATTTTTGGCCTCCCACTTGGATTCCTTCTTGGTTATAAAGCAAACTGGGGAGTTAAG GGAATTTGGGGAGGTATGATATGTGGAACTGCTCTTCAAACGTTGCTTCTCTTGATAGTGCTTTATAGAACCAACTGGAACAAGGAG GTTGAACAATCTTCAGAGCGAATGAAGAAGTGGGGTGGACAAAACGTTGAATATGAGAAGATAGCTGACAACCATATATGA
- the LOC117619162 gene encoding transcription termination factor MTERF6, chloroplastic/mitochondrial-like, whose translation MIQLCNLKTFRLVHSIFSCTFASKTNRVLVGDPKPSHFSLQSQLLCRHITSEISENQHNFTVTYLINTCALSPEGAISASKWVELKSPERADSVLELLRNYGASQTQISKLIRSHPKLLSADPEKTLLPKLEFFSSLEISKVDLLKTLAFNPKLLAVSLRNRILPTYNFLRSILSEKNVGVIFKHNSWIFLEGHCKHVVPNIGLLRESGMSQPCISFLLTRGTRVLMVNPEKFGQLVSEVKEMGFNLEKSTSVNALCALCGKNKLVLNRSRELLKTWGWSEDDFPSAFRKNPQCMVVSEKKLMQAMDLLVNKMGWSSGMIAKYPVVLSLSLERRLIPRCSVVKVLLLKGFINENLNLGSLLKRTEKQFLEIFVNRYLGEVPELLGVYQGKVDIQDV comes from the coding sequence ATGATTCAACTCTGCAATTTGAAGACCTTCAGATTGGTTCACTCAATATTTTCTTGTACATTTGCTTCCAAAACAAACAGAGTGTTGGTTGGAGATCCAAAACCCTCACATTTTTCTCTTCAGAGTCAGTTGCTCTGCAGACACATCACCTCAGAAATCTCAGAAAACCAACACAATTTCACAGTCACTTACCTCATAAACACTTGCGCGTTGTCCCCAGAAGGAGCGATTTCAGCTTCTAAGTGGGTCGAGTTGAAGTCACCAGAAAGAGCAGACTCCGTTTTAGAGCTTCTGAGAAACTATGGAGCATCTCAAACCCAGATATCAAAGCTTATTAGGTCACATCCAAAACTTCTTTCAGCTGATCCTGAGAAAACCCTTTTGCCAAAGCTTGAGTTTTTCAGCTCtcttgaaatttcaaaagtgGACCTATTAAAAACTCTGGCTTTTAATCCAAAACTTTTGGCAGTCAGCTTGAGAAATCGGATTTTGCCCACTTATAACTTCCTCAGGAGTATACTCTCTGAGAAAAATGTTGGTGTTATTTTCAAGCACAACTCATGGATTTTCTTGGAAGGTCACTGCAAGCATGTGGTGCCAAATATTGGGCTTTTGAGAGAATCGGGCATGTCTCAACcatgcatttcttttttgctaACTCGTGGTACTCGCGTTTTGATGGTAAATCCTGAAAAATTTGGTCAACTTGTGAGTGAGGTTAAGGAAATGGGATTTAATCTGGAAAAATCAACTTCAGTGAATGCCCTGTGTGCATTGTGTGGTAAGAATAAGTTGGTATTGAATAGAAGTCGCGAACTTCTTAAGACATGGGGTTGGTCTGAGGATGATTTTCCCTCCGCTTTCAGGAAGAACCCACAGTGTATGGTTGTCTCAGAGAAGAAACTTATGCAAGCAATGGATCTTTTAGTGAACAAGATGGGATGGTCGTCAGGAATGATTGCCAAATATCCTGTGGTCCTCAGTCTCAGTTTGGAGAGGAGACTTATCCCGAGGTGCTCTGTGGTTAAAGTTCTGTTGTTGAAAGGTTTCATAAATGAGAACTTGAATCTGGGTTCTCTGCTGAAACGAACAGAGAAGCAGTTCTTGGAGATTTTTGTGAACAGATATCTTGGCGAAGTACCTGAATTGTTAGGTGTGTATCAAGGGAAGGTAGATATCCAGGATGTCTGA